TCCACCCAGGGGGCAAACACAAGTGCCGCCAGAAAACCCAGCACCACGCTGGGCAGGCCCGCCATCAGTTCCAGGCTGGGCTTGACATACGCCCGCACGCTCTTGTGCAGCACCTCGCTGGTATAAACGGCGGCCAGGAACGCCAGTGGCACGGCAAAAAGAAGGGCGAATACGGTGGCCTTGATAGTTCCGAAAATGAGTGGAGTGAGACTGTACTTGGGCTCAAAGTCGTCTGTACCGCTCGATGATTGCCAGACAAACTCCGGTTTTGGGTACCCCTCGTACCAAACCCGTCCAAAAACAGAGCGGAGCGTGATACCGGCATGAGGGGCGGCAAGCCGCCAGAGTTGGGCCTGGTGCTTTTCGACTGCGATGAGGGCGTCTTCTTTAGGGCCAATCGCCACAGCCGAAATGTGTGTCTCCCACGATTTTGCGGCGTTCCTTGCGGCAGAGAGTGGTTTAGAACCATGAGCGGATGACGCAGTTACCTCTGCAACAAACCTATCTTCCGCGACGAGCTGCTCGCTTGTGGCGTGAAAGACTCTCACCGTTCCGTCGGAGTACGCCACGGAGAAGAGACGACTCCGCTGGGAGGGACCGAAGCACACAGCCGCGGCCGGCCCTTTGCGAAAGATATGTCCCTGCACAAGCTGGACGCCATCGGGAGTCTTAGCATTTTCGGGTTTAATGGGAAACCAGGCAGAGACCTCACCATCGCGGGTTCCAATGAGAAGGGTGTTCTTTCCGATGAGTTGACCGAATGCTGTAATGGTATCGTTTCCGCGAGTGACTCGGAGTCTTTCTGCGACCTGTGGGGCATCCACCACACGGGTGTCAACGCGGAGGAGTCGGCCGTCTTGCCACAGGAGGTAGACCGAATCGCCAACCCCCGACATGCAGAGATAACTCGGAAAACTCTCTCCGAGCTCCGCGTCCAATTCCAAGGAACCCCCGGAAAAGGTCACCGTTTCCTCGCCTGTCAGAAAGTTGAGCTTCTTTTCTGAGGTTCCCACGTGGAGAACTCTATCCTCAGTGAGGGCGGCGAGAAGTCGGGTTTCACCGCGGAAAGAAGAGTCCACCAGGACCACGGCCCGATCACCAAGGACGACCGGGTCTTCCCGCGAAACCGAGACACGCGAATTTCGCCAGAGCCCCTGCCCGGCAGTCCACCAGGCGGCGTCGCCCTCGATGACTACCTTGGTCTCAGCGGCCGGGCTCGGCCGATGAGATCTGATTTGCGCGGGTACTTCCTCCTCAGGGACGGAAGTCATCTGGATCGTGAAACTTCCCGGCAACAGTTTGCCGTCCTGCGTTCCCAGCACAAATGATCGTCGTCGAGCGTCCACCGTGGCGCAGACGATGTTTTCCGATTCACTTAATGGGATCTGGTGAACCATCCGTCCTTGAGCCAACTCCCAGACGGAAAGGATACCCGTTCGCGAGACACCCCAGAGCACGGAAACGGACTCATCCACACCGAATGCCACAGGATTTGAAGGCAGGGCGTCGTCAAGCGATTCATGGCGAGTCTGCCTGCTCTGAAGCTCTTGTTGCGGCTCCTCGGAACTCGGCGGTTCGCCGGACGTTCTTGCAGCCCTTGAGCCCGCAGTCGGCCGCTCCATGGTGAGTCGCACGACTGCCTGGTGAGTTAAAGATGCAGGCCGGAAAAGTGGGAGCACACTCCAGACCAGAAAGACAAAAACCGCCAGAACGGCGACAATTGTGCTGACGCCTCCGAGGGAAATAATCCAGGCTGCGATTCGATCGATTGAGTGGACTATGCGAGTTCTTCGCCTCGACGCACTATCCATCATGCTCCTTCATACTCGCCCAAATGACAATGCCCACGATGTGATTCATAAATGTGGCTTGATGGATGAAATTTGTCGTCTGCGTCTTCTGTAGTGAGGTCACGTCGCACGGGCTAAACCACGAGGAAATAGCCTAACAATATGTGCTGATTTTGCCGAGTACTGCACATTTCTTCTACAGTCGACTCGTGGCTGTATGGCAAGGCAGGGGCCTCCTGTCGGCGCCCCTGCCCTGAATCGCCAACTGTCCTGCGGACGGACCAGCACACCAAGGTCAATCGCTCACGGGTAATCCTCAAAATACTCATTTATCGTTTTTCACTCCACGAGATCAAAAGTCGACGGGTAGCCCCACAGCCTGAAGTGTTTTTCGAGCGAAGACAGCCGGCACGGGATAGTAACCGGCACGAATGACGTCATTCTGCCCTTGCTTGCTGAAGATATACTTGATGAACTCAGCCCGAAGGGGGTCGAGTTGGGTTCCTTGCTTATAGTTCACGTACACGTAGAGAAACCGGGCAAGGGGATAATCCCCCGTGTAGGCATGCTCTGGTTCCGCGGGGACGAAGGGTGCTCCCTGTTTGGCAGCGAGAGGGAGTGCTCGCACGTCTGCGGTCTTGTACCCAATCCCGCTGTATCCGATGGCATAGCGATCGCTCGCAACCCCTTGAACCACCGAGGAGCTACCAGGCTGTTCCTTGACCTCATCTTTGAAATCGCCGCCGAATAGGGCGTGTTCTTTGAAGAATCCGTAGGTTCCCGATGCCGAGTTTCGGCCGTAAAGACTTATCGGATGGGAAGCCCAATCTCCAGTCAGGCCCAACTGGCCCCAGGTTCGGATATCCGTGGGATAACCGCCACGACGAGTCTTTGAGAAAATGGCGTCCACCTGCTGGAGAGTCAATCCTTTAATGGGATTGTCCCTATGCACATAAACTGCCAGCATATCGATGGCCGTGGACAGAGCCGTTGGCTTGTAACCGAACTTGGCCTCAAATTGATCGATCTCGGCTT
This is a stretch of genomic DNA from Thermogutta terrifontis. It encodes these proteins:
- a CDS encoding ABC transporter permease subunit yields the protein MMDSASRRRTRIVHSIDRIAAWIISLGGVSTIVAVLAVFVFLVWSVLPLFRPASLTHQAVVRLTMERPTAGSRAARTSGEPPSSEEPQQELQSRQTRHESLDDALPSNPVAFGVDESVSVLWGVSRTGILSVWELAQGRMVHQIPLSESENIVCATVDARRRSFVLGTQDGKLLPGSFTIQMTSVPEEEVPAQIRSHRPSPAAETKVVIEGDAAWWTAGQGLWRNSRVSVSREDPVVLGDRAVVLVDSSFRGETRLLAALTEDRVLHVGTSEKKLNFLTGEETVTFSGGSLELDAELGESFPSYLCMSGVGDSVYLLWQDGRLLRVDTRVVDAPQVAERLRVTRGNDTITAFGQLIGKNTLLIGTRDGEVSAWFPIKPENAKTPDGVQLVQGHIFRKGPAAAVCFGPSQRSRLFSVAYSDGTVRVFHATSEQLVAEDRFVAEVTASSAHGSKPLSAARNAAKSWETHISAVAIGPKEDALIAVEKHQAQLWRLAAPHAGITLRSVFGRVWYEGYPKPEFVWQSSSGTDDFEPKYSLTPLIFGTIKATVFALLFAVPLAFLAAVYTSEVLHKSVRAYVKPSLELMAGLPSVVLGFLAALVFAPWVETRLPQVLAVFYTVPFALLLGGHVLRVLPRSWQFVAARYRFWTILVACALGIALANYAGPLAEKAFFHGDIKAWLNGRVGSGTPGWAFVLLPLAGVFVAMTQILWIGPTLERFLPLASRQLWAWIKLGLFLLGVVAAFFASFLLGWLLTHVLGIDPRGLFLGTYVQRNAFVVGFVMGFAIIPIIYTIADDALTAVPDHLRAASLGAGATPWQTALRVVIPTAMSGLFSALMIGLGRAAGETMIVLMAAGNTPIMDWNIFSGFRTLSANIAVELPEAVQYSTHYRMLFLAGLCLFVITFIVNTVAELVRLRFRKKAFQL
- a CDS encoding PstS family phosphate ABC transporter substrate-binding protein, producing MRRLLAARWLARLTLAVYGIWAFHAACFAQIQVDPKLPDYKPVQGVSGNLKSVGSDTMNILMTLWAEGFRRYYPNVQIEIEGKGSSTAPPALIAGTSQFGPMSRPMKEAEIDQFEAKFGYKPTALSTAIDMLAVYVHRDNPIKGLTLQQVDAIFSKTRRGGYPTDIRTWGQLGLTGDWASHPISLYGRNSASGTYGFFKEHALFGGDFKDEVKEQPGSSSVVQGVASDRYAIGYSGIGYKTADVRALPLAAKQGAPFVPAEPEHAYTGDYPLARFLYVYVNYKQGTQLDPLRAEFIKYIFSKQGQNDVIRAGYYPVPAVFARKTLQAVGLPVDF